A section of the Maylandia zebra isolate NMK-2024a linkage group LG8, Mzebra_GT3a, whole genome shotgun sequence genome encodes:
- the g6pc1a.2 gene encoding glucose-6-phosphatase catalytic subunit 1 — MLNAVMDAVQGFGVSSTHYLQTNYKDAQGLFLWVSWAADLRNTFFIFFPLWFHLRASVGIKLIWVAVIGDWLNLVFKWILFGERPYWWVHETAYYANSVPPHIEQYPMTCETGPGSPSGHAMGAAGVYYTLVTSILAIMTSNKSTNSQWYLKALLWTLFCGVQVCVCLSRVFIAAHFPHQVIAGLITGMIVAEAFNRTQWIYSASMKKYFYTTLFLTSFAVGFYVLLKALGVDLLWTMEKAQKWCIRPEWVHLDTTPFASLLRNMGTLFGLGLGLHSPLYTETKKSSSLLVKAGCIISSLLLLHLFDSFKPPTHTAALFYLLSFCKSAIVPLVTVSIIPYCVNRSLSQHNKKAV, encoded by the exons ATGCTTAATGCCGTGATGGACGCTGTGCAGGGTTTCGGGGTGAGCAGCACCCACTACCTGCAGACCAACTACAAAGATGCCCAGGGCTTGTTTCTCTGGGTCTCCTGGGCGGCTGATCTGAGGAACaccttcttcatcttcttccccctttggtttcacctgcgggCTTCAGTGGGCATCAAGCTGATCTGGGTGGCTGTGATCGGAGACTGGCTTAATTTAGTGTTCAAATG GATTCTGTTTGGAGAGAGGCCGTACTGGTGGGTCCACGAGACAGCCTACTATGCAAACTCCGTGCCCCCTCACATTGAGCAGTACCCAATGACCTGTGAGACTGGACCAG gcagcccctctggccatgcTATGGGAGCTGCAGGAGTCTACTACACCCTGGTGACCTCGATCCTCGCCATCATGACCAGCAACAAATCCACAAACAGTCAGTG GTATCTGAAGGCTCTTCTGTGGACGCTTTTTTGTGGGGTCCAGGTGTGTGTCTGCCTCTCTAGAGTCTTTATTGCTGCCCACTTCCCCCACCAGGTCATCGCCGGTCTTATCACAG GTATGATTGTGGCTGAGGCCTTTAACAGAACTCAGTGGATCTACAGCGCCAGCATGAAGAAGTATTTCTACACGACTCTGTTCCTCACCTCCTTCGCTGTTGGCTTCTATGTGCTGCTCAAAGCTCTGGGTGTGGACCTGCTGTGGACCATGGAGAAAGCCCAGAAGTGGTGCATCAGACCAGAGTGGGTCCACCTGGACACCACGCCCTTTGCCAGCCTCCTACGCAACATGGGCACGCTGTTTGGCCTGGGTCTGGGCCTGCACTCTCCCCTCTACACCGAAACCAAAAAGAGCAGCAGCCTGTTGGTCAAAGCAGGATGCATCATCAGCTCTCTGCTCCTGCTGCACCTGTTTGACTCCTTCAAGCCTCCTACACATACCGCGGCCCTCTTCTACCTGCTGTCCTTCTGCAAGAGTGCCATTGTGCCACTGGTCACTGTCAGTATCATCCCATACTGTGTGAACCGATCTCTGAGCCAGCACAACAAAAAGGCAGTGTGA